One genomic window of Sarcophilus harrisii chromosome X, mSarHar1.11, whole genome shotgun sequence includes the following:
- the FOXP3 gene encoding forkhead box protein P3: MPNPKPHQIPAASSVASSGLVAHMKDTELITRGPLEFPSWELGPPPRGGPTGTTALSPQLPAGPMVMVASPGGQLGTPLHPQALLQEKQQFVHQLASAEVLGRPPLVHMTPLNTPALLNLPSPPGVITLKTRPAQLHGLPPGINFANLEWLPKEPANMLTTYLCAFPAGPSPGDASALRLGPKKESILQMCTLDSSQSCWWPACEKVFPQVAELVKHLQEAHRPDEKGKAQCLIQKEVVQNLEQKLFLEKEKLGAMQAHLSGKLALAKPLALSPSTEKASYCPAGSLGPTWAAWPGSLGDKEEAHLPGQGLFAVRRHLWGSHMSPEFVHNLEYFRSHNLRPPFTYATLIRWAILEAPEKQRTLNEIYHWFTHTFAFFRTHPATWKNAIRHNLSLHKCFVRVENEKGAVWTVDEFEFRKKRSPRPSRDQDLKRLLSCAPLAVPEAWLPLPPS; the protein is encoded by the exons ATGCCCAATCCCAAGCCACACCAAATCCCAGCAGCCTCTTCTGTGGCTTCCTCCGGCCTCGTGGCTCACATGAAGGATACAGAGCTGATAACTAGAGGGCCCTTGGAGTTTCCATCGTGGGAGCTTGGACCTCCCCCCCGAGGGGGACCCACTGGGACAACTGCCTTGTCACCACAG TTGCCGGCGGGCCCCATGGTGATGGTGGCCTCACCGGGTGGGCAGCTCGGCACGCCCCTGCACCCCCAGGCCCTGCTTCAGGAAAAGCAGCAGTTTGTACACCAG CTGGCATCCGCCGAGGTCCTCGGCCGGCCCCCGCTGGTGCACATGACGCCCCTGAACACCCCGGCCCTGCTCAATCTGCCTTCGCCTCCTGGAGTCATCACCCTGAAGACCAGACCTGCCCAGCTGCACGGCCTCCCTCCTG gGATCAACTTTGCCAACCTGGAGTGGCTGCCCAAGGAGCCGGCCAACATGCTGACGACTTACCTCTGTGCCTTTCCCGCCGGGCCCAGCCCCGGGGATGCCTCTGCTCTTCGGCTCGGCCCCAAGAAGGAGAG CATCCTGCAGATGTGCACCTTGGACAGCTCCCAGAGCTGCTGGTGGCCGGCCTGTGAAAAGGTCTTCCCTCAGGTGGCAGAGCTGGTAAA acaccTCCAGGAGGCCCACCGCCCAGATGAGAAGGGGAAGGCCCAGTGTCTCATCCAGAAGGAGGTAGTGCAAAACCTCGAGCAGAAG CTCTTCCTGGAGAAGGAGAAGCTGGGGGCCATGCAGGCCCATCTCTCTGGGAAGCTGGCGCTGGCGAAGCCCCTGGCTCTG AGCCCCTCCACAGAGAAAGCCAGCTACTGCCCAGCAGGGAGCCTGGGCCCCACCTGGGCAGCCTGGCCGGGCTCCCTGGGAGACAAGGAGGAAGCCCACCTCCCAGGCCAGGGCCTCTTTGCTGTCAGAAGGCACCTGTGGGGCAGCCACATGTCACCAG AATTCGTCCATAACCTGGAATACTTCCGATCCCACAACCTGCGGCCTCCCTTCACCTATGCCACGCTCATCCGCTGG GCCATATTGGAAGCCCCCGAGAAACAGCGGACGCTCAACGAGATCTACCACTGGTTCACGCACACCTTCGCCTTCTTTCGGACCCATCCAGCCACCTGGAAG AACGCCATTCGGCACAACCTGAGCCTGCACAAATGCTTCGTCCGGGTGGAGAACGAGAAGGGGGCCGTGTGGACCGTCGACGAGTTCGAGTTCCGAAAGAAGAGAAGTCCGAGACCCAGCAG AGATCAAGACTTGAAACGCCTGCTGTCCTGTGCCCCACTGGCCGTGCCGGAGGCCTGGCTCCCGCTGCCCCCCAGCTGA